TTCTAACTGAGTTGAGGTTCTGGCCGGTGAATAGATTGAAAAAAGATCATCAACGCAAGCATAGCCTGGTTATGCTCATAATAGCCGCGGCTTTTGCCTGCGGCTCCGCTGTTGCCATGACCGGCGATATTAAAATCGGCGTGGTGAATACCGAAAAAATTCTGCGCGAATCGTCACCGGCGATCCAGGCGCAGAAAAAAATCGAGCAGGAATTCATGCCGCGGGATGAAGACATCAAGAAAATGGCTTTGGAAGCCAAGACATTGCAGGACAAACTGGAGAAAAACAGCATCAAGATGGAAGAAAGTGAGCGGCGTAACCTGGAAAGAAACCTGGCCAATCTGAGCCGGGAATATCAGCGCGCGCAGCGGCAAATGCGAGAAGATTTGAGTGTGCGTCAGAATGAGGAATACAGCGTCATACTCGAACGCACCAATCGGGCGATCAGCAAAATCGCCGAAGCGGAAAACT
The nucleotide sequence above comes from Gammaproteobacteria bacterium. Encoded proteins:
- a CDS encoding OmpH family outer membrane protein — its product is MLIIAAAFACGSAVAMTGDIKIGVVNTEKILRESSPAIQAQKKIEQEFMPRDEDIKKMALEAKTLQDKLEKNSIKMEESERRNLERNLANLSREYQRAQRQMREDLSVRQNEEYSVILERTNRAISKIAEAENYDLILQLQDSVYRSQRIDITDKVIKVLESE